A genomic stretch from Tenrec ecaudatus isolate mTenEca1 chromosome X, mTenEca1.hap1, whole genome shotgun sequence includes:
- the LOC142434970 gene encoding LOW QUALITY PROTEIN: uncharacterized protein LOC142434970 (The sequence of the model RefSeq protein was modified relative to this genomic sequence to represent the inferred CDS: inserted 1 base in 1 codon) — protein MVQFMKNNTLSPVVRDISEAHGDKDPHRTQETHWSMLPVFNRNHAIENMCEVNEGGHCGKTFSEIPSLTVLQRNPLEVNLFECCEYGNIFMDHALENQQIGPHAGCSICQCNECGEAWNCSSQPTTPVRTVNGKQAHRCEGCGQDFLCVSALRHPATTLTGEKSCACNKCGKEFCNFSPVWTHGRGYKYGCQDYCKSPNRPPSFLSHKKIRNRDKPYECKICEKTFSCLSSLTTHRRIHSGERPYECKECEKAFSEASSLNQHKRTHSGEKPYQCKECGKAFNRSFSLKTHMRTHSGEKPYECKACGKAFSHASALTKHARTHTGEKPYECKECGKTFRCSSFLINHLRIHSGEMPYECKECGKVFRQASDLITHRRIHSGERPYECKECEKSFRCSSHLTRHMQIHSGERPHECKECGKTFSRSFSLTTHMRTHSGEKPYECEECGKVFRQASDVTKHKRIHSGERPFKCKECGKTFRCSSHLIRHRQTHRRQKSYECKECGKAFSSSFSLTXHMRTHNREKPYECQWCGKIFSDNSVFGRHLRSRTGETPYECKKCAQSFCCSSFRNQPEKSFIVGKA, from the exons CATGCTGCCTGTCTTTAATAGGAATCATGCGATAGAGAACATGTGTGAAGTGAATGAAGGCGGCCACTGTGGGAAAACCTTCAGTGAGATTCCAAGCCTTACAGTTCTACAAAGAAATCCTCTAGAAGTCAATCTGTTTGAATGCTGTGAGTACGGAAACATCTTCATGGATCACGCGCTAGAGAACCAGCAGATTGGACCTCACGCTGGATGCAGTATCTGCCAGTGTAATGAATGCGGAGAAGCCTGGAATTGCTCCTCTCAACCCACCACTCCAGTGAGAACCGTGAATGGGAAACAGGCTCACAGGTGTGAGGGATGTGGGCAGGACTTCCTGTGTGTCTCGGCCCTTCGTCATCCTGCGACCACTCTCACTGGTGAGAAATCCTGTGCGTGTAACAAGTGTGGGAAAGAATTCTGTAATTTCTCACCGGTATGGACCCATGGGAGAGGTTATAAGTACGGATGTCAGGACTATTGTAAATCCCCGAATCGTCCCCCATCCTTCCTTTCACATAAAAAAATCCGTAACAGAGATAAGCCTTACGAATGTAAGATATGTGAGAAAACCTTCAGCTGTTTGTCGTccctcacgacacacagaagaattcacagtggagagaggccctatgaatgtaaggaatgtgaaaAGGCTTTTAGTGAGGCCTCATCCCTCAATCAACATAaaagaactcacagtggagagaaaccgtaccagtgtaaggaatgtgggaaggccTTTAACCGGTCCTTCTCCCTCAAAACACATATGCGGACTCACAGTGGAGAAAAACCGTACGAATGTAAAGcgtgtgggaaagccttcagtCACGCCTCAGCCCTCACGAAACACGCGAGAacgcatactggagagaaaccttacGAATGTAAGGAGTGTGGGAAAACTTTCCGCTGTTCCTCATTCCTAATTAACCATCTaagaattcacagtggggagatgccatatgaatgtaaggaatgtgggaaagtttTTAGGCAAGCGTCAGACCTCATTACGCATAGAAGAAtccacagtggggagaggccttacgaatgtaaggaatgtgaaaAGAGCTTTAGGTGCTCCTCCCACCTCACGAGGCACATGCagattcacagtggagagaggccccatgaatgtaaggaatgtgggaaaacctTTAGTCGGTCCTTCTCCCTCACCACGCACATGCGAACTCACAGCGGGGAGAAACCCTATGAATGTGAAGAGTGTGGGAAAGTCTTTCGGCAAGCCTCAGATGTCACTAAACACAAAAGAATTCATAGCGGCGAGAGGCCCTTTAAGtgtaaagaatgtgggaaaaCATTTCGATGTTCCTCCCACCTCATTAGACACAGGCAAACTCACAGAAGGCAGAaatcttatgaatgtaaggagtgTGGGAAAGCTTTCAGCAGTTCCTTCTCCCTCA CACATATGCGAACTCACAATAGAGAAAAGCCTTATGAATGTCAGTGGTGTGGGAAAATCTTTAGTGATAACTCAGTCTTCGGTCGACATTTAAGATCTCGCACTGGAGAGACACCCTATGAGTGTAAGAAATGTGCTCAATCTTTCTGCTGTTCCTCATTCCGAAACCAACCAGAAAAATCATTCATAGTGGGGAAGGCTTAA